The region TTACAATTGAAGCTGCCCTCCGTGGCCCTACCGAGGCTCCTACTCTCGGGTTTCTCCAGCCTCTTTGGTGAGGCACCGTGTGTTTCTAACACGAGGCTGCTGGAGAAACCTCCCTGTTTTCCAGTACGTGGGCATGGCCGAACAGgaatttgcttttactttttaggAGCAGCAAATCAGACAGAGAAGCATTTGCTGGAGGCGATGCATCTGGGGTCGGTGCCCTGTCTCCACCACATGTTGGGTGCCCTTCGCAGAAGGCTCACAGCATCCACCCTCAGCCTCGCGTCACGTCTGTACCTGCAGAAAGGTGAGAGCTGGcatgggccggggggggggagctgtgCTGGTGCGGGATAAAACTCTCAGTGACAGAGAGTGACGGAAGCACGCTGCCATACTGGGAGACGTTCCCTAAGCACTCCTCCTGGGGAGTGTCATGCCACTGGCTGAGCCACTCGGCAAATTTTCTTTAATGTCTGATGAGTTCATATAGAATTCTTCCCCTCTGCCAGGATTTGAGGTGAAAGAGAAGTTCCTGGAGGATTCAGAGAAATTCTACGGAGCAAAGCCCATGACGCTTTCTGGGATGAGTGCGGATGACCTCGCAGCCATAAACAAGTGGGTAAAGGAAGCAACTAATGGGCAAATACCCACCTTCCTACAGCAGCTCCCTGAAAACACAGTGATGCTCTTGCTCAATGCAATCCATTTCCAAGGTGAGCTCCACAGGCCTTACTTTTCAAGCCTGATCATCCAGAGGAACAGTTTGAAATCTCCTAGTTTTCCGCCAGCACTGTAGCTGAATGGCACCTCCCATCTCCTTTCCTTGCTTCCTCCTAGTCAATCTGCTTGTTCTTTTCGTGTCCATCTGCCATTCCTCTTGCTTAGATTTCTTTACAGTCATGATTCCCAACTGCTTCACATGGGGCTAAAAATGTTACTTGACAGCAGAGCCAGAATGCACCAGGTGGAACCTGCAGTATTTTTGCCTCGTGGTTCAGGATCCCAGACGGCGGCACATCACCATTACCTTAACCAGGTCACGGGCAACTCGCTGCACCCCGACCACAGAGCTCGGAGGCAGCTTCTGTGGATCTCTGACTGCAGCACAGTGGTCAGGCACACCTTCCTCTTTGAATTCCCCGAGGGATGGGCATGGAAACACAGACCAAACATTTATTCCTGGGGTAAATCTGCACCGGAGATGTTTCACCCTATGCAGCACAAAGGgtcttcatttttcaaagcacaaacGTCCATACTTTATCTTCACAGCCTTCAGCAATCTCCCACGCTGAGGCATGAGTATTAATCCTCCTTCTTTTTGTTATTCCGTCGCCCCTCTCTGGGAGATAAGAGCTTCCTGCTGCTAGAGCTCTTCCAGCCTTGGTACTGACTTCTCGTTGCTGTGTTTCTACTTGCCTGGTCGCTATCTGCCTTGTTGTAGAACTCATGAGAGGAGGAGTGTCAGCTAGGCAGTTCTCATTTTCCTACCCAAATTTAACTTTGTTGAATTCTAAACTTTTATTTTGATAGGGTTTTGGAGGAATAAGTTTGATGTTAGCTTCACCGGGACAGATGTATTCCACCTTGACAATGAGTTCGTGGTGCCAGTTGAGATGATGAAGGCCCAGAAGTACTCCCTGAGCTGGTTTACACTGGAGTCCCAGGACATTCAGGTAGGGCTCTATTAGGAGCACTACAAGTTTTTGATTGGAATTTCCTCTTGCTCTTGTATTTCACTGACTGCAACTATTCTCTCCAAAAAAACAAATGTCTTTTAACAAGGCATAACACACAAAAATTTAATAAGCATCCTTTGTCCTTGCTTCTAGCAAGAATGTTGAACCTTCCCTCTCAATCTCTAGGAAAAACCACAAAGAGATGTTCCCACTAAGTGGGAATTAATGGAGATTTAAAGCCCCGAGTTAAAGATAAATGAGGAAATATGGAAAGGAATTCCCGCAGGCAATGTACTGTTGGAGCCCTTCAGGAGACAGCTACTGCCAGAGCGGGTACAACGTTTGTGCACGTGGGCTTCCACCCCACCATGTGTTCAGTCGTTACCGGTCAGTGGCTAAATACTACAATCTGATGCTGTTATTCCAACAAGCGTTCTCCCCTGAAGAAATCAGATACCTCCTTCCCACCAGGCTGTTTTTGTCCGATAGCTAGACCGGCTCAGTAGAAAAAGACTAAATTAAAAGCAtcgttttcctttctcttccataAATTCtggttggttttatttccagGTGGCCAAGTTTCCCTTTAAAAGTAACATGAGTTTTGTGGCCATTGTACCAAACCAGTATACTTGGAATACCTCTCACGTGCTGGAGAACTTCCCTTATAAACAACTATGCAAGCTTTTCCCCCAAGAGGTACCCACCACAGTGAAGGTCCCCAAAGTAAAACTGGACTACCAGCTGGAACTCAACAAGGTTCTCAGTCAAATGGGTAAGGCTTCTAACAGGATTTGCGCTGAATAAGTGAAGCTGATCAATCTATACGGCATCTGTTCGCTAACACTAAAAACTGCCATCCTTGTTTCTAAAGCTGTGCCTCACAGCTTGCTCCAGATAACATCCAAACTCTTTCAACTCttattcctctcctcctccttatTCTTTGCTTGCCTAGCGCCAAATGTTTTGCTCCAACAAGATGATACTATAGAGAAGGCAGCATTCACAGTTCCTCACAATCTTTACAAGTTCTTCCTATTCCCCTATCTGTTGCCAAGACAAATTTCCTCCCATGCACCAACCTTTATCTCTTACTTTGTCATTTAACATAGTGTCCAGCACGTAGAAATTGCCAACAGAGAGAATGCAGACCACAAAACCTGGAACTGAGAGCTTACTGAAACAAAACACCACGCACTGCGTTTCCAGATGAGAATAAATTAAGAGTTCACTCTGTTTTGcagaattgcttaaaaaaaataaaaatctctgtaaaAGTGTTTCCAGCCTAGCAAGAAAGAGCCTTCAGACTTGCCGCTGCTTTTTAAGGAAGGCTTTAAGTCCTTACACTACTATTTTAAACAAGGTGGACAAAGCACGTGAAAACTGTTGTGATTTTGGCACCCTCAGCTCTTCAAACAGAAAGGGACTGGGGAACCTGGCTGTACTGtagcttttgtttctgttgcctCCAGTCCTCTGTGGTGGACAACACATGTAGCAACAGATCAGGGAATTGCTTTCTTCGGATAGCTTTGAGAAAAATCAGTGCTGGtggcaccaactgggaaaggttAACTTAGTCTCATTTCTCTGCAGGCCTCCAGGAGCTGTTCACAAGCCCGGATCTCCAGAAGATCACAGATGACCCTCTCATTGTATCTAGTATACAGCATCAGTCTACCCTGGAGCTGAAAGAAGATGGGGTGGAAGCATCTGGTGCTACAGGCGTCGCGATTTCACGCTCAttctctgccttcagccttgaccgGCCCTTTGTCTTCATCATGTTTGAAGATGAAACAGGCATCCCGCTCTTTATAGGCAGCGTGCAGAACCCTAACCCCAACGCTGCTCCCCAGATAAAAGCACCACGGGACTCACATGAAGCGACAAATGTCAATGAGTACCCCATGCCCAAATAAGAGAGGAGCAGAGCCTCGGCATTCTGGGACTGTTTCCTGACCCTTTGGACCAGCTAAGAGAGGCCGCTTGTCTTTGGAGACCTCCCCTCTGAGGCCACcccttgctgttttcctttaCAGATCCCTAGAGACCAGTCCTGGGATAGCCCATTCCAGCCTTGACGAGCTTCTCCAGGCTGGGGTTCCCCCCTGTTGAACCTGAAAAGCTTTTTCTGCCTGGATTTCCCTTCCAGGGCTCTCAGTCCTGGAAGGGAGACTTCCGTGTCCCCAGACTCTTATCAGAGTCTTTATTAAGCTCTCATTAGAGTCCCCTGTAGCCTGGAATCATCATCAGCATCTGGCAGCTTGGACAACAGCCAGAGATATTAATATGGCTCTTCCTTCCGCAGTTCCTGTGAACATGTCTCCCTCAAAGTGTTCCTCTGAAAACCCTCTGTAGCCACCTAGAACACGACCTCTTAGACCAACTGGACTAGTAACCAGTTGTCTTCTCTACGTCACAGCCATTTCCAGGCACAGGCTCTTTTCAAAGATTCTCTTTTCCCACTTGTCAACTATTGGGATCTGATGTGGGAGGGTCTGCAGTGGGAAACCCCGTTGGATCCTCATCTCCAGCCCTTTTCCTGGGAAACATTAAGTTCTTGGGTAATGCTAGATTTTTTGGAGACGTATTTTATAAAGtgttttttagtaatttttatgTTGGCAGAATAATAAAGAGTAAAGCAGAGTATATTTGCTTAAGGTGTTGCATTGAAAGACCcaacagggaaagggaaaaggcacgCAACTCGAATAATTGCaaagatggggaggaaaaaagtctGGGTGTGACAGATGGCAAGAGAGGAGAGGCTCTTGCAAAGGATCTGCTTTTTGCTACACCTTATCAGGGAGGACAACAGGGGCTATGAGGTGAAATGGCAAATCTCTAAAGACTGTCCAAGGACCGAGTCCAATAAGCTTTGGGCATCTCAGCTGCAGAGCGTGCAGGGGACATTCACTGGGTCAGAGCTGGCTTTGTGAAATTTGCAGAATTCCTTGAATTCGGGCACGATCTCAGTGGCGCGGGGACAGGAGCGTATTCTGCCTGTGAGCAGCAATGCAGCGATAAGCAGGGATGTGACAGTCCTTAACCTCCTCTTGGGCAAAACCTGACCACTGCTGGCATCTAGTAGGAGATTCGAAGGTGCTGATCTGGCTTCTGCTCTCTACGATTTGTTCCTCTATTGGGATACTCCTGGCTCCACAGCACAATGCTATGGATGGTTGGGACAGCTTTCAGGGGAAGCAGGGGCAGATTTTGACGCCTGTAGCTGAATGTCACTGGTTTTGCCCTGTTTTGGCAAAAGCCAATGTCCTGTTACAGCATCACTTTTGTCTGAGATGAGCACAGCTCCCTGGATTCTGATATAGCAGCACACGTCTGAAATAATAAGCTACCGTGAAAGATTCTTGGGAACCCCTCCACCCAACCAAGCCATCCTACCGCTTAAAAAATATTAGTCTAACTCACCGTAGCCTGCCGTGCCGCAGCTATTTCTGTACAAAACAACTGCTGTCCATAGTAGATTCTGCTTCCAATCTCCCTCAGCTTCTGGTTAAAAAGCATGGTGCTCTATTTTTTGTGGAATAGCAGTTACAGAGCACAAGGCCCATCCTTCTGGCAGCATTTTCCCCACTCAGGAAGTCTGCCTTCCCTCAAAGGAAGGAGCATAATGCTTCTGGGAGCCTCCGTCCCTGAATAGTCTGCACCATCTGCTGGAATAAGAGAAGGACTGACTCACTAACCATGAATTTCGGGGAGGCAGGAGACTTTGGGGAATAAAAAGTCCTGGCTCAAACCTGCAATTACACATTTCTTGCAGTCTAAAAGGGGAAGAACGGCTAAAGATAATGTCTACCCCTCTAACCAATGCAATGACACGTACCCTTCAAAAAGAGGGTGTAATTACGGGGCCGTGTAATTTTAACAAGTAAACCCACAAGAATTCAGTCCTACTATGAGGGCACAGCTCTAGCCCACAGGGAACATTTTagcttatttatttatacagattcaTTCCTAACATTCAGAAATACCATCCCGTGCCTTAGGTAAGTCTTGCTTTGGCTACCGCAATCTCGGCGCCAGCCTCCCTGAATTCCACCCTGTTGCACTGCAACCTGTGCAAAATTGGAAGAGCAGCTCTTCCTTTCCATGCCTCTGCCCTCCAGCTCCCCGTCTTCTATAAAGTTTTTCCCCCTTATTCTCAGTTTCCTGAACGGCTTGGTtcttatttcctattttctgtctttctgccatccctcctcctccaagCTATTCTTGTCAAACTATTAATTTCATCTTACTTGACAGTACAGCAGCACTCCATGACCGTGCTTTGCTCAACAAATTATCAGTTACACCAACCTTAAGACTCTTTTTCACTCCACCGACTCTCCAGAAGAGCCAGTTTGTAAAATGCAAAGTAGTATTAATGTCTCTGCTCAGGAATTTCCACTTTGCATTGCTAAGCTTTCATTTTGACTGAGCTCTACTCTGAAAGGACACGACTAGCACGGGGCGTCTGCTCTACAGCTCATCTGCACAACTGGCTGAGAATATCAAATGTCTCAAGatctttaatgtgtttttttccttactagAGCAAATTCGTTCTCAGTTCTTCCATAGCAGAGGTGAACACTGTTCAGACAGCGTATTGCCTGCTATCTTCCccccaaaccacaacaacagTAAAATGTTTGTGTTGATTTAACAAAACTCATTTAAGCCCTTGCGTGGAGTTAAGCGCGTATAATGCACCATTCCAGGGATTCCCTTCACCTACAGGAACAAAGCTCCCTTTGGTCTATAATAACATTCTATACAGCTGCCACGCtgatttaaatggtttaaaaCCAAACCTGTATTTAAACAGATGTAGTTGAAGATACAGACGAGATGTAAAAACTCCTCTAGTGGTCCTTCCATAAAGGGCATTTTAATACCACAAAGGAGGTATAAAAAGAGAGACGAAAACCACCAGAAGCCATCTCCGCAGCCAACACCCCCATGCTCGGGCCGACGATGGAAGACTAACAAGTACAAACCTCTCTCTGCAGACGCTTTCTCACAGagcaggctgggaagcagctgaaagcagagctgtTGCTCCTCTTGTGAGAAAAGGTCACCTTTGAAGCACAGACTAGTCACAGGGCAGACCACCCGATTTGCTTTTCCAGCTCGAAAACCAGCAGATACTGCTCCTCTAAAGCCATCCTTTCCTCTTTGCTGAGGAAAAGTGCCGGCAAGCGTGAGTTACTCCCCGTTACCTGTTAGCAGGGAGGCTGGCAGCCCAAAAAGGAGATGTCCCAGTGCAAGCCTACACCAGGGGCACTGACATTACTACAGTTTACTTTCAGCATCTCCACGTAGACAAACAGCTGCCCTGGATCAGGCTACGTGTCCAGTCAGACCAGTATCCTGGCTCTCCCAGCAGCCAGTAACAAATGACTGGGCGGTGGGGGGATGCGAAATAAAGCCAAGAAGGACTAGGGACAAGGAAAACCAACTGTTCTCTTGTTGCATCGCCCAGCTGCCGAGTCTGACGTTACATCCGACCATTGTTAGCCTTCAGTGGACCTGTCTTCCACTaatttggtttgggttggttccCCTCCccaatctatttatttttcatcttctgcaATATCTAGTTACAATGAGTTTTACAATTTAATCCTTATGAAAAATAGACTCTCTTGATGGAAACGGGTGCTCCCCatgcaaaaaaataatgaaacccctctgcccctttcccttctccagatCATTTATCATTCAGTAAGCTCCTACAACAttctgttaattcttttttttctttttaccaagaATCCCTGGCTTTTTAGCCTCTTTCTTTTCAGCCAAAAAACTTTAAGCCAATTATGTTAATAACTTCTTGTTAACTAGTAACTATCACTGCACAGAACCACTTCTGAACATCTTCCCCTTAACGGCTTTAAGCAGCAACGGAATCCTGCTTCCACTTTACAAGTCTCTCCGTTAAATCTTGGACATAAATCCATAAATCTATTAAACGCTGCTGCATTAACCATACCTCTGAGACAGAAGAAATTCCCTATACGGCAAAACTGTGGGGATAAAAGCCTTGCTCAAACAGGGCAGGGAGCATTTGCCCCTCCGAGCGGTGCTTTACCCACCCAACCGCCCCGATCGCTGGGAgtaaatttattattaaaaaattagCGCAGTTCAGCAGGAGGGTGGCAGCAGCGGAAAATGGGAGCAGAGCACTTTAAGAGAGCCCTGGGAAGCTGTAACTTGAAGCCAGCCgaaggctgggctgggggaagcagCAAAAAGCAGATGTGGCCGCAGCAAACCCACACTGTCCCCGACCCGCAGCCGCTGGGAGCCTGCGAGGGCCGAGAGGAGCCCGAGGTAAGGGACAGCTCGGCCGCGGTCACCGCCAGCGGCCAGGGCAGCggagggcaggggctgaggcTGGGGAGCTCTCGGAGCACCTGGGAAACGGGAAGAAAGGTTCTTCGGCAGGTGGTAAAGGGTGGGATTCCCACCAAATGAGGGGGTCTCACCAAGGGTTGAGAGCCACCAGCATCCCAGGGCACCTCTTTGCCTGCCTCTTTGAACCGTGCGTGGGAACCGGGGTGGTTTTCTGCCCTTCTACCATCTGTGTTGCAGCCGGGAACACGCTTTTTCTTTGCGACGGTAACAATTTTGGCGATAGTCAAATGCTGTGGAGCTAGCGGTTGCAAGGTGCTTCAGAAGGAGTtagtgctgtggggcagagcaatCACAGTGAACAGCCTGAACCCGTGGGTGACGTTTCGTAGCACCCCTAAAATCAGGAGCATTTATAAATGACCTGAGACTTGTACCGCtatagaaggaaaggaaaatatttcctttgcacCTGCAGGCCTTCACAAATAGACAACTCCCAGGCACAAAGTTCCTTCTCAGCTCATTTCTCAAAGTTTTCTTCCTGTACCTTCCCGACTGTAACATCACATGCTGCATGCTGTCgcgccttctcttctctttaAAGGTAGCCACAGATTTTAATATCGTGCCCGAAACCATCCCACCTCTGCTCCAACCAAattcttttctctgcatttttggCTGCGTGCTGAGAGACATGCAAATAGAATCCAGATGTTCAGGCCAATTCAAACGCAAAAGGCTTTGTCTTTCTAAAATGGAAATTGCTTTTTGGCAAAGTTTGAGAAATATGAAGCTGGTGACAGTACTGGCAAAAACAATACAAATCTGCAAAACCAATCTCCGCTCCCATGCTCCCAGGAGCTCTGTGTAGTTGGAAGCAGAGGTTGTGTtgagattatttaattttttttttcttttcagagaaaaggtTATGCTCCATGGAAAACCTCCATCTCTAAACTAGACTGGGGCAAATCTCTTCCGCTCAGCGTGCAAGGGTACTGCTTGGTGCAGGCATCCTCACAAAGCCCTCCCTAAGACCCGTTTAACTTAGACTCGCGCGGGGCTTCTGTCATCTCTCTTTCAGCGTGGTGCCTATTCATTGTAAAACTCTGCAATGATAAGAGCAATCCCAACATCTGATCCACTATCATACCACCAAACGCACTGGTTTGTTCCAGTACGGTAAAACCTCTCGATACGCATCTTCTGCACCAGAATACCTCGCCTGCTCGGCAGCTAGGATAGCAGCTGGTCACAAGATGCAAGTGCACAGGGAAAAGAGGGTACCACTTCTGCATCACGCTGACTAAACATAGATGAAAACTTAAAACCTCTACTGCGACACCTTTTTCTCCAAGGCAGAACtacctgcagaagaaaaggggtTTGGCAGGAAAGGGAAACAGTGGACTGCCTTTCACTGAAGTAAAACCTCTGCCTGAACAGACTGGGTCCCGAACTGGGGCTCTTGTAGCCACGTGGCTTTAAGTTGTATTTCTACCAGCAGGCATGTTTTCTTTACAGCCAAAGTTAATCCGAAACACatgttctttctcctccttcactgGCTGCCTGGATCACAGGGGTTAGTTAAATACAACcctcttcctttaatttctgGGAATCTATATAAACATTGCTTCAGACCAGCCTCAGTGGCGTCTGTTCTCGGGGGCATGACACTTGTGCAGTAGCTCTGGTTTACCCACAGTGAAACCCTGGGTTACGCGCTGCCCTTTGGACCAGACAGATCTGTCTGCAAGGGCCACACATGCCAATACTGGAGTGATTCAAAGTGGATTCCACAGAAGGAGCAGCTTTGGGGAGTCTGGTACTTTTCTCCCACCTCCATTAAAAATGTTGAATAAGCCAAGCTCTGTCTTTCACTCCTTCTCTAGATCTGTCCCAGCGTTAGGTATTTACTCCCAGCCCGCTTCCTTCCTGTCTTTCAAGAAAGCTCTTCTACTTTACCAAATTGCAAATAAGAAGCAAATGACGCGTATAGGCTGTACAGCCTTCCAGGTAAATGCAGGCACAAGAAACATGACCGCATGAGGCAGGTAACTTGTACAGCAGAGCAGTAACCAGGCAGTTTTGTCTTCTGCCCTATTCAACAATACAGATTTGTGACCTTTTCTAAATGCTgaagtattgcatttttaaagtctAAGACTCAAAATATATGATTCAGTGCTTTTCTGGACCTTGGCCCTCAGGAATTGCCAGCATCGGTGTGGTTTGGGCCACACACATCTGCTTTTGTGCTCAGGCACACCCAGGCATGTGTGCTTGCCCAATTTTAAAGTCATTGGGGCCAGGCTGGCTCTATACTTCAAactggagaagaaggagaagaaaacccaGCTAAGATCAGGTGTGTGTTTCACAATTGGGAAGGACAAGCAGCAGCACGTGTCACTGCAGTCCCTGGCACAGCGAACAGTAGCGGCAGACGTGTATTTGCTCGGTTGCTCAAACTACCTGTATCATGTTCTTACTCGGTAGGTTCAGGCATGCAGATCCCAGTGGTTCTACTTTTCCTGGGTCTCTTAACTGTCCCAAGCAGATCCCAGAACTCGGCTACTGAGCAGGTGAGTAGGAGACAACGTGCAGAGCGTGAGGGAGAGATACTTGGAGTAGGGAATTTAATTTTAGAGCATCCTATGCAAG is a window of Larus michahellis chromosome 7, bLarMic1.1, whole genome shotgun sequence DNA encoding:
- the SERPINF2 gene encoding alpha-2-antiplasmin isoform X2 yields the protein MVFLWGLWLLCLPALHGHLGFVSAHAIEQKRLFLDKDGELKDLKSAGIVQAALPGDIATLPNTELVDFTYDSFQEIDGPMSRFTTTPPDMRDDWSPEDEAVAGAEGCREQQPSGEIPSSEEEGEAGHENCEMRWKKSHRLADGLMRFSIDLLREVQLESNRSNVILSPLSIALALSHLALGAANQTEKHLLEAMHLGSVPCLHHMLGALRRRLTASTLSLASRLYLQKGFEVKEKFLEDSEKFYGAKPMTLSGMSADDLAAINKWVKEATNGQIPTFLQQLPENTVMLLLNAIHFQGFWRNKFDVSFTGTDVFHLDNEFVVPVEMMKAQKYSLSWFTLESQDIQVAKFPFKSNMSFVAIVPNQYTWNTSHVLENFPYKQLCKLFPQEVPTTVKVPKVKLDYQLELNKVLSQMGLQELFTSPDLQKITDDPLIVSSIQHQSTLELKEDGVEASGATGVAISRSFSAFSLDRPFVFIMFEDETGIPLFIGSVQNPNPNAAPQIKAPRDSHEATNVNEYPMPK
- the SERPINF2 gene encoding alpha-2-antiplasmin isoform X1, with the translated sequence MDNFRNMVFLWGLWLLCLPALHGHLGFVSAHAIEQKRLFLDKDGELKDLKSAGIVQAALPGDIATLPNTELVDFTYDSFQEIDGPMSRFTTTPPDMRDDWSPEDEAVAGAEGCREQQPSGEIPSSEEEGEAGHENCEMRWKKSHRLADGLMRFSIDLLREVQLESNRSNVILSPLSIALALSHLALGAANQTEKHLLEAMHLGSVPCLHHMLGALRRRLTASTLSLASRLYLQKGFEVKEKFLEDSEKFYGAKPMTLSGMSADDLAAINKWVKEATNGQIPTFLQQLPENTVMLLLNAIHFQGFWRNKFDVSFTGTDVFHLDNEFVVPVEMMKAQKYSLSWFTLESQDIQVAKFPFKSNMSFVAIVPNQYTWNTSHVLENFPYKQLCKLFPQEVPTTVKVPKVKLDYQLELNKVLSQMGLQELFTSPDLQKITDDPLIVSSIQHQSTLELKEDGVEASGATGVAISRSFSAFSLDRPFVFIMFEDETGIPLFIGSVQNPNPNAAPQIKAPRDSHEATNVNEYPMPK